Proteins encoded together in one Agromyces sp. 3263 window:
- a CDS encoding sigma-70 family RNA polymerase sigma factor, with protein MSPDAHTSAGEQVGAASTPAGESFEMFVRAIAPELLAYFGRRVSPSEDAADCLGETLLVLWRRRDAFPVAHSDRRAWTYGIAHHVLKGHRRSATRRIGLTERLRQDVRVSTQFGAHSEDDAALDAFARLSEADREILGLTVWEGFSLADTAEIVGIRPEAARARYSRARQRMRRLLAQGDGVAG; from the coding sequence ATGAGCCCGGACGCGCATACCTCCGCCGGAGAGCAGGTGGGTGCGGCATCTACGCCTGCCGGTGAAAGCTTCGAGATGTTCGTGCGGGCCATCGCGCCCGAACTGCTGGCGTACTTCGGTCGACGGGTCAGTCCCTCCGAAGATGCCGCCGACTGCCTCGGTGAAACCCTCCTCGTGCTCTGGCGCCGCCGGGACGCGTTCCCGGTGGCGCACTCGGATCGACGCGCGTGGACCTATGGCATCGCACATCACGTCCTGAAGGGCCACCGACGGAGCGCCACCCGTCGGATCGGGCTGACCGAGCGACTGCGACAGGACGTGCGGGTCTCGACCCAGTTCGGCGCACACAGCGAGGACGACGCGGCACTGGACGCTTTCGCCCGGCTGTCCGAAGCCGATCGGGAAATCCTCGGACTGACCGTATGGGAGGGCTTCTCCCTCGCCGACACTGCCGAGATCGTCGGGATCCGGCCTGAAGCCGCTCGCGCACGCTACTCACGCGCCCGGCAACGGATGCGCCGCCTACTTGCGCAGGGCGACGGGGTAGCTGGGTGA
- a CDS encoding ATP-binding protein, whose protein sequence is MALPPPNPFKPGAGRVPPELAGRDALLDEVQSSLDEVVLEGEGARPFIISGLRGVGKTVLLTEFARRAQDSKHSISIKLEAVAGGSLQLPLARAIHTQLRSLMSSGEVAREKLSRALGVFKSFQLRVDPSGTYSFGFDVAPVPGMADTGDFEQDITDLLTELGRSARDLGMGVLLAIDELQNASKADLNGLNVALHNLGQDVRPVPVSFIGAGLPSLPAVLADATSYAERLYDYRTIGLLEDAEARDALAHPVERRGIRWEPAALDAALASVGGYPYFTQACGKHVWDVSSGTTIRLTDALVGIQKARDEVDRGLYMSRWDRATQAQRAMMKAMAQDDDRPSAIQDLVSRLGKSRTSDLSVSRNELIKAGHIFPVDRGFVAFTVPGMADFIHRRIGD, encoded by the coding sequence ATGGCGCTTCCTCCTCCGAACCCGTTCAAGCCGGGCGCGGGGCGTGTGCCACCGGAGCTGGCCGGTCGTGACGCGCTGCTCGACGAGGTCCAGTCCTCTCTGGATGAGGTCGTCTTGGAGGGCGAAGGCGCACGTCCGTTCATCATCTCCGGCCTTCGGGGCGTCGGGAAGACCGTCCTTCTGACCGAGTTCGCGCGCCGAGCCCAGGACTCCAAGCACTCGATCTCCATCAAGCTCGAAGCGGTCGCGGGTGGCAGCCTGCAGTTACCGCTCGCTCGTGCGATCCATACCCAGCTCCGTTCGCTCATGAGCTCGGGGGAAGTCGCCCGCGAGAAGCTCTCCCGTGCGCTCGGCGTCTTCAAGTCCTTTCAGCTCCGCGTCGATCCGTCCGGCACGTACTCGTTCGGTTTCGACGTGGCACCGGTGCCCGGGATGGCTGACACCGGCGACTTCGAGCAGGACATCACCGACCTGCTCACCGAACTCGGCCGAAGCGCGCGGGACCTCGGGATGGGTGTGCTCCTGGCCATCGATGAGCTCCAGAACGCTTCCAAAGCTGACCTCAATGGCCTCAACGTCGCACTGCACAACCTCGGACAAGACGTCCGGCCCGTTCCGGTGAGCTTCATCGGCGCCGGACTCCCGTCGCTGCCCGCGGTTCTCGCGGATGCGACCAGCTACGCCGAGCGCCTGTACGACTACCGGACGATCGGTCTGCTCGAGGACGCCGAAGCGCGCGACGCCCTCGCCCACCCGGTCGAACGTCGCGGAATCCGCTGGGAGCCGGCGGCCCTCGACGCCGCGCTCGCGAGCGTCGGCGGCTACCCGTACTTCACCCAAGCATGCGGCAAGCACGTCTGGGACGTCAGCAGCGGCACGACCATCCGACTTACCGACGCACTCGTCGGCATCCAGAAGGCTCGCGACGAGGTCGATCGCGGACTCTACATGTCCCGGTGGGACCGAGCCACCCAGGCGCAGCGGGCCATGATGAAGGCGATGGCCCAAGATGACGACCGACCCTCCGCCATCCAAGACCTCGTCTCCAGGCTCGGTAAATCGCGTACCAGCGACCTGTCCGTCTCACGCAACGAATTGATCAAGGCCGGCCACATCTTCCCGGTCGATCGTGGCTTCGTTGCCTTCACTGTCCCCGGAATGGCCGACTTCATCCACCGACGAATCGGTGACTGA
- a CDS encoding DUF4041 domain-containing protein translates to MTDSGLTFNPPPGWPKPPNGWVPPAGWNPDPSWPEPPAGWQLWVPTDSAASAPPAAETVTEPSVDPSFPTAAPASPRDTGRLAFLEAENTALRAQLAEARSDDYVELSDARILQDVGIYRYHHPLESAAAYQNALTTLESRIAELVKAGRAIVKSELFTFNNSLAQGRRMTDDLAKLMLRAYNAEAENSIRTLRVGNVITAKRRLEASRTAIAKLGSLMEMRISDEFHDLRVEEIELTADWLMKKQEEREAEREERARLREEKKIERELAEERARLDKERAHLLNTLTLLEETGQDDDALRDRLAAVDDAIAQNDFRAANIRAGYVYVISNAGAFGGNVVKIGLTRRLEPRERIVELGGASVPFRFDTHALFFSEDAVTLEAELHRHFADRALNRANARKEFFFATPAEVRDVLLKKVGNILEFSEVAEATEYRQSVGLWPNSAELD, encoded by the coding sequence ATGACCGACTCGGGCCTGACATTCAACCCGCCTCCCGGCTGGCCCAAACCACCCAACGGGTGGGTGCCTCCCGCGGGCTGGAACCCAGATCCTTCGTGGCCGGAGCCGCCAGCGGGATGGCAACTGTGGGTACCAACTGACAGCGCCGCCAGCGCGCCTCCGGCAGCTGAAACGGTGACCGAGCCGTCCGTCGATCCGTCATTCCCGACCGCCGCACCAGCCTCGCCACGTGATACCGGACGGCTCGCCTTCCTCGAGGCAGAAAACACTGCCCTACGCGCACAACTCGCGGAAGCTCGCTCCGACGACTACGTCGAGCTGAGCGACGCACGCATTCTGCAAGACGTCGGCATCTACCGCTACCATCACCCGCTCGAATCCGCTGCTGCCTACCAGAATGCGCTGACCACACTGGAATCTCGCATAGCGGAGCTGGTCAAGGCGGGCCGCGCGATCGTGAAGTCCGAACTCTTCACCTTCAACAACTCTCTGGCGCAGGGACGCCGCATGACGGACGACCTCGCGAAGCTGATGCTACGGGCGTACAACGCTGAGGCTGAGAACTCGATCCGCACGCTCCGCGTCGGCAACGTGATCACCGCGAAGCGGCGCCTTGAAGCCTCACGAACTGCCATCGCAAAGTTGGGTTCGCTGATGGAGATGAGGATCAGCGATGAGTTCCACGACTTGCGCGTTGAAGAGATCGAGCTCACGGCCGACTGGCTCATGAAAAAGCAAGAGGAACGAGAAGCCGAACGAGAGGAAAGAGCCAGGCTGCGCGAAGAGAAGAAGATCGAACGCGAACTCGCCGAGGAACGCGCACGTCTCGATAAGGAACGCGCACATCTGCTGAACACCCTCACCCTCCTCGAGGAGACAGGACAAGACGACGATGCGCTACGCGACCGACTGGCAGCGGTCGACGACGCAATCGCTCAGAACGACTTCCGTGCCGCGAACATCCGAGCCGGCTATGTCTACGTGATCTCTAACGCAGGCGCCTTTGGAGGTAACGTCGTCAAGATCGGCCTCACCCGGCGCCTCGAGCCACGGGAGCGCATCGTTGAGCTCGGCGGCGCATCAGTACCCTTTCGGTTCGACACTCACGCTCTCTTCTTCTCCGAGGACGCCGTCACTTTGGAAGCTGAACTTCATCGTCACTTCGCGGACCGGGCGCTCAACCGAGCCAATGCCCGGAAGGAGTTCTTCTTTGCGACCCCCGCCGAAGTACGCGACGTACTCCTGAAAAAGGTCGGCAACATCCTCGAGTTCAGCGAGGTCGCTGAAGCCACTGAGTATCGACAGTCCGTAGGGCTTTGGCCGAACTCCGCCGAACTGGACTGA
- a CDS encoding LysR family transcriptional regulator: MSEQAPLSRLDLNLLVSLDALLTERSVTRAAERLHLSQPALSASLARLRTHFNDPILARTGNSYELTPLASRLSEHTAAALDAARRVFESQAEWDPSQSTREFAIYGSDYSLATTGRRLASLAADRAPGVRFRFMVHNQQIVEDAVNRLRGADGLLMPHGFLTDLPYTDLFTDTWVIIAAEDNPTIGDAITLEDIARQPWVFTYQSRSAFTSATRQIQQLGIEPRVEAVVESFLALPMFIAGTDRLALVQAGLAEYARNVGGVRVYEPPFDATPIHNAMWWHPVHRRDPEHEWLRTLAAEAASSLNAEAA, from the coding sequence GTGTCCGAACAGGCCCCCCTCTCCCGACTCGATCTCAACCTGCTCGTGTCGCTCGACGCGCTGCTCACCGAGCGCAGCGTCACCCGCGCCGCCGAACGGCTCCATCTGAGCCAACCGGCGCTCAGCGCGTCGCTCGCGCGGCTGCGAACCCACTTCAACGATCCGATCCTCGCCCGGACCGGCAACAGCTACGAGCTGACGCCGCTCGCGTCGCGTCTGTCCGAGCACACGGCTGCCGCGCTCGATGCCGCGCGACGCGTCTTCGAGAGCCAGGCGGAATGGGACCCGAGCCAGTCGACGCGCGAGTTCGCGATCTACGGCTCGGACTACAGCCTGGCCACCACCGGCCGGCGGCTGGCTTCGCTCGCAGCGGATCGGGCCCCCGGCGTGCGCTTCCGCTTCATGGTGCACAACCAGCAGATCGTCGAGGACGCCGTGAACCGGCTGCGCGGCGCCGACGGCCTCCTCATGCCGCACGGGTTCCTCACCGACCTGCCGTACACCGACCTGTTCACCGACACGTGGGTGATCATCGCCGCCGAGGACAACCCCACGATCGGCGACGCCATCACGCTCGAGGACATCGCCCGGCAGCCGTGGGTGTTCACGTACCAGTCGCGGTCGGCGTTCACGTCGGCCACCCGCCAGATCCAGCAGCTCGGCATCGAACCTCGCGTCGAGGCGGTGGTCGAGAGCTTCCTCGCCCTGCCGATGTTCATCGCGGGCACCGACCGGCTCGCGCTCGTGCAGGCGGGGCTGGCCGAGTACGCCCGCAACGTGGGCGGCGTCCGCGTGTACGAGCCGCCGTTCGACGCGACGCCCATCCACAACGCGATGTGGTGGCATCCGGTGCATCGTCGCGACCCCGAGCACGAATGGCTGCGCACCCTCGCCGCCGAGGCCGCGAGCAGCCTGAACGCCGAAGCGGCCTGA
- a CDS encoding fumarylacetoacetate hydrolase family protein, giving the protein MRIARWTDGGTAGEGFVMGDGVVPFPRGLTVAEVLDAGLAELPALAAEVDAAASVPLAEVELLAPLVPASVRDFVAFEEHVEGVTASIDGASHVVDEWYEFPTFYFTNPHSIIATGAEVRPPRSERLDFELEVGAVIGGVAGSDGRDLAPAEAAGHIFGYTIFNDWSARDVQAREMKVRLGPAKGKDFATTLGPWIVTADEFDPLVDDEGFLPIGMEVFVNGSRVGHDLLSNMGWPFGDLVAYASRDSRVLPGDVLGSGTAGNGGCLAELWGRAGELTPPPLATGDEVVMRVEGIGEIRNVVGPARHVPDILPARTRPRTRERG; this is encoded by the coding sequence GTGAGGATCGCGCGCTGGACCGACGGCGGCACCGCGGGAGAGGGCTTCGTGATGGGCGACGGCGTCGTGCCGTTCCCACGCGGGCTGACCGTGGCCGAGGTGCTCGACGCCGGCCTTGCGGAGCTGCCCGCGCTGGCCGCGGAGGTCGACGCCGCGGCATCCGTGCCCCTCGCCGAGGTGGAGCTGCTCGCGCCGCTCGTGCCCGCGAGCGTGCGCGACTTCGTGGCGTTCGAGGAGCACGTCGAGGGGGTGACCGCGTCGATCGACGGCGCCAGCCACGTGGTCGACGAGTGGTACGAATTCCCGACGTTCTACTTCACCAACCCGCACTCGATCATCGCGACCGGCGCCGAGGTGCGACCGCCGAGGAGCGAGCGGCTCGACTTCGAGCTCGAGGTGGGCGCCGTGATCGGCGGCGTCGCGGGCTCCGACGGGCGCGACCTCGCACCGGCCGAGGCCGCCGGCCACATCTTCGGGTACACGATCTTCAACGACTGGTCGGCCCGCGACGTCCAGGCCCGCGAGATGAAGGTGCGCCTCGGTCCGGCCAAGGGCAAGGACTTCGCGACCACGCTCGGCCCATGGATCGTGACGGCCGACGAGTTCGACCCGCTGGTCGACGACGAGGGGTTCCTGCCGATCGGCATGGAGGTCTTCGTCAACGGCTCGCGCGTCGGCCACGACCTGCTGTCGAACATGGGCTGGCCCTTCGGCGACCTCGTCGCGTACGCGTCACGCGACTCGCGCGTCCTGCCCGGCGACGTGCTCGGGTCGGGCACCGCGGGCAACGGCGGATGCCTCGCCGAGCTCTGGGGCCGGGCGGGCGAGCTCACCCCTCCGCCGCTCGCCACCGGCGACGAGGTCGTCATGCGCGTCGAGGGCATCGGCGAGATCCGCAACGTGGTCGGCCCGGCGCGGCACGTGCCCGACATCCTCCCGGCCCGGACGCGACCCCGCACCCGCGAGCGCGGCTGA
- a CDS encoding amidohydrolase family protein: MSAADRVEPTRDETMRTEPIVDVHAHLLLPALQQAVAARDAEGFAAAQALEARRNGPESLAASGRMIGERMPLLTSLDARLAEMDRQGVDVQVVSPSPSHYYPWAGEELAVWAAAEANRAIAEHVAGSPDRLLGLGLVPLQHPQLIVDALDDAVVERGLAGVEVSSFAGDVELSDERLEPFWARAEELDAIVFLHPFGCSLDERLDHYYLSNTVGQPVENAVALSHLIFSGVLDRHPNLRLVAAHGGGYLPTFLGRSDHAWSVRPEAHGCRDLPSSYLRRLRFDSLVHTPGALRALVDAAGADRVLLGTDYPFDMGVDDPIERVREAQLPDADERAILSGNAAELFAAALRGRAVA, from the coding sequence ATGAGCGCCGCGGACCGCGTCGAGCCGACGCGCGACGAGACCATGCGCACCGAGCCGATCGTCGACGTGCACGCGCACCTGCTGCTGCCCGCGCTGCAGCAGGCGGTCGCCGCGCGCGACGCCGAGGGCTTCGCCGCCGCCCAGGCCCTCGAGGCCCGCCGCAACGGACCCGAGAGCCTCGCCGCCTCGGGTCGCATGATCGGCGAGCGGATGCCGCTGCTCACCTCGCTCGACGCGCGCCTCGCCGAGATGGACCGGCAGGGCGTCGACGTGCAGGTCGTGTCGCCGTCGCCCTCGCATTACTATCCGTGGGCGGGCGAAGAGCTCGCGGTGTGGGCCGCGGCCGAGGCGAACCGCGCGATCGCCGAGCATGTGGCAGGCTCGCCCGACCGGCTGCTCGGCCTCGGCCTCGTGCCGCTGCAGCATCCCCAGCTCATCGTCGACGCGCTCGACGACGCGGTGGTCGAGCGCGGCCTCGCGGGCGTCGAGGTCTCGTCGTTCGCGGGCGACGTGGAGCTCAGTGACGAGCGGCTCGAGCCGTTCTGGGCCCGGGCCGAGGAGCTCGACGCGATCGTGTTCCTGCACCCGTTCGGCTGCAGCCTCGACGAGCGCCTCGACCACTACTACCTCTCGAACACCGTCGGCCAGCCCGTCGAGAACGCCGTCGCGCTGTCGCACCTGATCTTCTCGGGCGTGCTCGACCGGCATCCGAACCTGCGACTCGTCGCGGCGCACGGCGGCGGCTACCTGCCGACGTTCCTTGGTCGCTCCGACCACGCGTGGTCGGTACGTCCAGAGGCCCACGGATGCCGCGACCTGCCGTCGTCGTACCTTCGTCGCCTGCGCTTCGACTCGCTCGTGCACACGCCGGGCGCCCTCCGCGCACTCGTGGACGCAGCGGGCGCCGACCGGGTGCTCCTCGGCACGGACTACCCGTTCGACATGGGCGTCGACGACCCCATCGAGCGCGTCCGCGAGGCCCAGCTGCCCGACGCCGACGAGCGCGCCATCCTGTCGGGCAACGCCGCCGAGCTGTTCGCGGCGGCGCTTCGCGGGCGGGCGGTCGCGTGA